In one Pseudomonas tensinigenes genomic region, the following are encoded:
- a CDS encoding VF530 family DNA-binding protein, translating into MNEQTPDPLHGVTLEQILNALVTHYEWSGLAERIDIRCFKSDPSIKSSLTFLRKTPWAREKVERLYVKLMRTKRPL; encoded by the coding sequence ATGAACGAACAAACCCCCGATCCGCTGCACGGCGTGACCCTTGAACAGATCCTCAACGCCCTGGTCACTCATTACGAATGGTCGGGGCTGGCCGAGCGCATCGATATTCGCTGCTTCAAGAGTGATCCGAGCATCAAGTCGAGCCTGACATTCCTGCGCAAAACCCCATGGGCACGGGAGAAGGTCGAGCGTCTGTACGTGAAGTTGATGCGCACCAAACGACCGCTCTGA
- a CDS encoding CS1 type fimbrial major subunit, whose protein sequence is MFKKIAIAAPLALLALGSSGAFAAGEAAHSISIVAHVPTNGFYVVPTDPDLVNKDQDMSYQPGTGRMGEVNGFFDVRNNNGSVHASVDSAPKLISGANSIDLQVAINNKALTTTPQEVVGESESDVNFRAPLKISAIGSNFQPGDYTGVVALTFDAVPPVGTP, encoded by the coding sequence ATGTTCAAGAAAATCGCAATCGCTGCTCCTTTGGCACTTCTGGCGCTGGGCTCTTCGGGAGCGTTCGCCGCGGGTGAAGCCGCTCACTCGATCAGCATCGTCGCTCACGTGCCGACCAACGGCTTCTACGTGGTGCCGACTGATCCCGATCTGGTTAACAAGGATCAGGACATGAGCTACCAGCCGGGCACCGGCAGGATGGGCGAAGTCAACGGTTTCTTCGATGTGCGCAACAACAACGGTTCGGTCCATGCCAGCGTGGACAGTGCGCCAAAACTGATCTCGGGTGCCAACAGCATTGATCTCCAGGTCGCGATCAACAACAAAGCCCTCACCACCACCCCTCAGGAAGTCGTAGGCGAGTCTGAGTCCGACGTTAACTTCCGCGCGCCACTGAAGATCAGCGCCATCGGTTCCAACTTTCAGCCGGGTGATTACACCGGTGTTGTAGCGCTGACCTTCGACGCCGTTCCACCGGTCGGTACGCCTTGA
- a CDS encoding PadR family transcriptional regulator, translated as MRDHHSPHREHGDGRDGFEKRPGRERGGRGPRVFAPGDLKLLLLALVAEQPCHGYDLIRQIEGMFDGAYSPSPGVIYPTLTFLEESEMISGDAEGGKKRYSVTDAGRLSLSEQAVALDGVRMRIDVSKRSLRGHDRPLEIHEAVHNLRHALQMHHGRWSPAEILRVRDLLNDTAKAIVDGPAVQPVQEKAE; from the coding sequence ATGAGAGACCATCATTCCCCCCACCGTGAGCACGGCGACGGCCGTGACGGCTTTGAGAAACGCCCCGGACGCGAGCGCGGCGGCCGTGGCCCCCGGGTGTTTGCCCCCGGTGATCTGAAATTGCTGTTGCTGGCACTGGTTGCCGAACAGCCGTGCCACGGCTACGACCTGATCCGCCAGATCGAAGGCATGTTCGACGGCGCGTACAGCCCCAGCCCCGGCGTGATCTATCCGACCCTGACCTTTCTTGAAGAGAGCGAAATGATCAGCGGCGACGCCGAGGGCGGCAAGAAACGCTACAGCGTGACCGATGCCGGGCGCCTGTCCCTGAGCGAACAAGCCGTGGCGCTGGACGGCGTGCGCATGCGCATCGACGTCAGCAAACGTTCGCTGCGTGGCCATGATCGGCCGCTGGAAATCCACGAAGCCGTACACAACCTGCGCCATGCCCTGCAAATGCACCACGGCCGCTGGAGCCCGGCAGAAATCCTGCGCGTGCGTGACCTGCTCAACGACACCGCCAAAGCCATCGTCGACGGCCCTGCCGTTCAACCTGTTCAGGAGAAAGCCGAATGA
- a CDS encoding CS1-pili formation C-terminal domain-containing protein, translating to MFPMTPIAAALALLFCASAAVASNSAGTTPRSLLAQAKGLPADFEEHFFDVPLAVRVELDHQPLGEAMVVLSRDDRITLLEFTDTSENRYGPADREKWAAYLKPGVPLGNCTGSCPDQVLAVHYNLESSLVSILTANAERDLEAKRYYEQPEGGSHGLMVRNQLNLNGGQDQDLGGRFGLEASGSLGNWSQTLNLQLARLGGPDDKLYHAVHELHTQRELQGSFFRLGYFTPNSEGLTRQPRTFGTSPDTAVGVMYGSSDSLAINSPMPSVYPIYVTANRQGSVEIWRDGLLINTQSVPAGLQTLDTRPLPGGIYEVEVRLIEDGQITSTTQELVYKPSNWRNLDERWRYNVFAGEESKLLSNWDTQSSGSPTAGAALNYLLHPRVILGLSARQIREKLQYGTSIDWTLANHMSLYANVYKTEDYGTGLDLQSLYNYGSGSVVISHNRSWLDTTNTYDTLPDGTRVRPRNVFIGQTSNSSLALNHRINSKNTLNARVSHSEGNVEGLGMDLGWTQRTQLFGSDASWRLSLFDRPGSYSSGDARNRGVDLSVNLALGAPGQQITGSIGSRTARDGSRDNNGSIGWRKDFKDHVLQNVSVTALTDTYGVGMSSLANFRTDSVNGDGFIQRSSYNGNFTGGLNLDSTLVVGGQQMLMTSQYEMRGAGMIVDVESDIDDIALRADDYSGGSAALKPGRNFIPITAYQNSSVSFDFEGNHVPAATIEPARTRYHLNKGGVEYRKIRVMKTLTVLGRLIDEAGQPLKGHHVINHASRGVTEVDGFFSMEMNAGSPTLEIRRDNRLLCQFRLDANQYRSENNVLMIGDLRCTPDTVADVSATAQKAG from the coding sequence ATGTTCCCGATGACACCCATCGCGGCTGCGCTTGCGCTGTTGTTTTGTGCCAGCGCTGCCGTGGCTTCCAACTCTGCCGGTACTACGCCGCGCAGTCTGTTGGCCCAGGCCAAAGGCCTGCCGGCAGATTTCGAGGAGCACTTCTTTGATGTGCCTCTGGCGGTTCGGGTCGAACTCGATCATCAGCCCCTGGGCGAGGCCATGGTGGTGTTGTCCCGCGATGATCGCATCACCCTGCTCGAATTCACCGACACCAGTGAAAACCGCTACGGCCCCGCTGATCGCGAGAAATGGGCGGCTTATCTCAAGCCCGGCGTGCCACTGGGCAACTGCACCGGTTCCTGTCCGGATCAGGTGCTGGCCGTGCATTACAACCTGGAAAGTTCTCTGGTTTCGATTCTCACCGCAAACGCTGAGCGCGACCTTGAAGCCAAGCGTTATTACGAGCAGCCCGAAGGTGGCAGCCATGGCTTGATGGTGCGCAATCAACTGAACCTCAACGGCGGCCAGGATCAGGATCTGGGCGGACGCTTTGGTCTTGAGGCCAGCGGCAGCCTGGGTAACTGGAGCCAGACGCTGAACCTGCAACTGGCACGTCTTGGCGGGCCGGACGACAAGCTTTATCACGCTGTACACGAACTGCACACCCAGCGCGAACTGCAAGGCAGTTTTTTTCGCCTGGGCTATTTCACTCCCAATTCCGAGGGGCTGACCCGTCAGCCGCGCACGTTCGGCACCAGCCCGGATACGGCGGTCGGGGTCATGTACGGCAGCTCCGACAGCCTGGCGATCAACAGCCCGATGCCCAGCGTTTATCCGATTTATGTCACTGCCAACCGTCAGGGTTCGGTGGAGATCTGGCGTGACGGTCTGTTGATCAACACCCAGTCGGTGCCTGCCGGTTTGCAGACCCTCGACACCCGGCCTTTGCCCGGCGGTATTTATGAAGTGGAGGTGCGCCTGATCGAAGACGGCCAGATCACCTCGACCACTCAGGAGCTGGTGTACAAGCCCAGTAACTGGCGCAACCTCGACGAGCGCTGGCGCTACAACGTGTTTGCCGGCGAGGAAAGCAAACTGCTGAGCAACTGGGACACGCAGTCCAGTGGTAGCCCCACCGCCGGGGCGGCGCTCAATTACTTGTTGCACCCGCGGGTGATTCTCGGGTTGTCGGCGCGCCAGATCCGCGAAAAACTGCAATACGGTACGTCCATCGACTGGACGCTGGCCAATCACATGAGTCTCTACGCCAACGTCTACAAGACCGAGGATTACGGCACCGGTCTGGATCTGCAAAGCCTCTACAACTACGGATCCGGCAGTGTGGTGATCAGCCACAACCGCAGCTGGCTCGATACCACCAACACCTATGACACCTTGCCCGACGGCACCCGGGTTCGCCCGCGCAATGTGTTCATCGGCCAGACCAGCAACTCGTCGCTGGCGCTCAACCATCGCATCAACAGCAAGAACACCCTCAACGCCCGGGTGTCGCACAGCGAAGGCAATGTCGAAGGCCTGGGCATGGATCTGGGGTGGACCCAACGCACCCAACTGTTTGGCAGCGATGCCAGCTGGCGCTTGTCACTGTTCGATCGGCCGGGCAGCTACAGCAGTGGCGATGCGCGCAACCGCGGGGTCGACCTGAGCGTCAATCTGGCGCTCGGCGCTCCCGGCCAGCAGATTACCGGCAGCATCGGTTCGCGCACCGCTCGCGACGGCAGCCGCGACAACAACGGATCGATCGGCTGGCGCAAGGACTTCAAGGATCATGTGCTGCAAAACGTCTCGGTCACGGCGTTGACCGATACCTACGGTGTCGGCATGTCCAGCCTGGCGAATTTCCGCACCGATTCGGTCAATGGCGATGGCTTTATCCAGCGCTCGTCCTACAACGGCAATTTCACCGGTGGCCTGAACCTCGACAGCACGCTGGTGGTCGGCGGTCAGCAGATGTTGATGACCAGTCAGTACGAAATGCGCGGCGCCGGAATGATCGTCGATGTGGAGTCGGACATCGACGATATCGCCTTGCGTGCCGACGATTACAGCGGCGGCAGCGCGGCGTTGAAACCGGGGCGCAATTTCATCCCGATCACCGCGTATCAGAACAGCTCGGTGAGCTTCGATTTCGAAGGCAATCACGTACCGGCGGCGACGATCGAGCCGGCGCGCACTCGCTATCACCTGAACAAAGGCGGGGTGGAGTATCGCAAGATCCGTGTGATGAAAACCCTGACAGTGCTCGGTCGACTGATCGATGAAGCAGGGCAGCCGCTCAAGGGCCATCACGTGATCAACCACGCCAGCCGTGGCGTGACCGAGGTCGACGGGTTCTTTTCAATGGAAATGAACGCCGGTTCGCCGACCCTCGAAATCCGTCGCGATAATCGGTTGCTGTGTCAGTTCCGCCTTGATGCCAACCAGTACCGCAGTGAAAACAATGTACTGATGATCGGCGATCTGCGCTGTACGCCGGACACCGTGGCTGACGTCAGTGCCACCGCACAGAAGGCGGGTTGA
- a CDS encoding carbohydrate porin yields MPDFSFSRDSAISALRTLGGCTALGLATCVQAAPAFDSDSPYMLGDWNGTRTELSEKGYDFKLDYTGEMGSNLHGGYDHDRTARYSDQFGLGTHLDLQKILGWDDAEFQLTITKRSGNNISNDRINDPRVGGFTSAQEVWGRGQTTRLTQMWYQQKFFDQKLDIKVGRFGEGEDFNSFPCDFQNLAFCGSQVGNWVGGIWYNWPVSQWALRVKYHLTPELYAQVGAYEQNPSNLDRGNGFKLSGSGTQGAILPIELVWTPKLNGLPGEYRAGYYYSNAKASDVYKDSHGQPAALSGEAYRSASSKHGVWLGIQQQITSMASDNSRGLSVFANGTMHDKKTNAIDNYVQAGITYKGPFDARAKDDIGFALARVHVNPAFRKNAEASNRANAVYDYDDPSFLPPQDTEYSAELYYGVHVTNWLTVRPNLQYIRHPGGVNNVDDALIGGIKIQSSF; encoded by the coding sequence ATGCCCGATTTCTCCTTCTCCCGAGACAGCGCTATTTCAGCCCTGCGCACCCTTGGCGGCTGCACCGCCCTCGGCCTCGCCACCTGTGTTCAAGCGGCGCCCGCGTTCGACAGTGACTCACCGTACATGCTCGGTGACTGGAACGGCACGCGCACCGAACTCTCGGAAAAAGGCTACGACTTCAAACTCGATTACACCGGCGAAATGGGCAGCAACCTGCACGGCGGCTACGACCACGACCGCACCGCGCGTTACAGCGATCAGTTCGGTCTGGGCACACACCTCGACCTGCAAAAGATCCTCGGCTGGGACGACGCCGAGTTTCAACTGACCATCACCAAGCGCAGCGGCAACAACATCAGCAACGACCGCATCAACGATCCGCGCGTTGGCGGCTTCACCTCGGCCCAGGAAGTCTGGGGCCGTGGCCAGACCACGCGCCTGACGCAGATGTGGTACCAGCAGAAATTCTTCGATCAGAAACTCGACATCAAGGTCGGCCGTTTCGGCGAAGGCGAAGACTTCAACAGCTTCCCGTGCGACTTCCAGAACCTCGCGTTCTGCGGCTCGCAGGTCGGCAACTGGGTCGGTGGCATCTGGTACAACTGGCCGGTCAGCCAATGGGCGCTGCGCGTCAAATATCACCTGACCCCGGAACTGTACGCACAGGTCGGCGCCTACGAGCAGAACCCGTCGAACCTAGATCGCGGCAACGGTTTCAAACTGAGCGGCAGCGGCACCCAGGGCGCGATCCTGCCGATCGAACTGGTGTGGACGCCGAAGCTCAACGGCCTGCCGGGCGAATACCGCGCCGGTTACTACTACAGCAACGCCAAGGCCAGCGACGTCTATAAAGACAGCCACGGCCAACCGGCCGCCCTCAGCGGCGAAGCCTATCGCAGCGCGTCGAGCAAACACGGCGTATGGCTGGGCATCCAGCAGCAGATCACCAGCATGGCCAGCGATAACAGTCGCGGCTTGAGCGTGTTCGCCAACGGCACGATGCACGACAAGAAAACCAACGCGATCGACAACTACGTGCAGGCCGGCATCACCTATAAAGGCCCGTTCGATGCCCGCGCCAAGGATGACATCGGTTTCGCCCTCGCCCGCGTGCACGTCAACCCGGCCTTCCGCAAAAACGCCGAAGCGAGCAACCGTGCGAATGCGGTCTACGACTATGACGATCCGTCCTTTCTGCCACCGCAAGACACCGAATACAGCGCCGAACTCTATTACGGCGTGCACGTCACCAACTGGCTGACCGTGCGCCCGAACCTGCAATACATCCGCCACCCCGGTGGCGTGAACAACGTCGACGACGCCCTGATCGGCGGGATCAAGATCCAGTCCTCGTTCTAA
- a CDS encoding Pr6Pr family membrane protein — MHAGCWRRRLITCAAVLCWAGLGIQLYLIFFARLSVGASLLGGLVSFFSYFTILTNTLVATVLTCAVTERESAVRRWFLQPWVSSGIAVSIAVVGLAYSILLRHLWHPEGWQFIADELLHDVMPLLFLGYWWLCVPKGTLRWWHLPVWLIYPLVYFIYALLRGHLLGAYAYPFIDVAVLGYPQVLLNAGGILVGFVVIGLLVIGLDRLRR; from the coding sequence ATGCACGCCGGTTGTTGGCGTCGTCGCCTGATCACCTGCGCAGCCGTACTGTGCTGGGCGGGATTGGGCATTCAGCTGTACCTGATTTTCTTCGCGCGTTTGAGCGTCGGCGCCAGCCTGTTGGGCGGGTTGGTGAGCTTTTTCAGTTATTTCACGATTCTGACCAATACGTTGGTGGCGACGGTGTTGACCTGCGCGGTGACCGAGCGTGAGTCTGCTGTGCGCCGCTGGTTTTTGCAGCCATGGGTGAGTAGCGGGATTGCCGTGAGCATTGCTGTGGTCGGGCTTGCCTATAGCATTTTGCTGCGGCATTTGTGGCACCCGGAAGGCTGGCAATTTATCGCTGACGAGTTGCTGCACGACGTGATGCCGTTGCTGTTTCTGGGGTATTGGTGGTTGTGCGTGCCCAAGGGCACTTTGCGCTGGTGGCATCTGCCGGTGTGGCTGATTTATCCGCTGGTGTATTTCATTTACGCGTTGCTGCGCGGGCATTTGCTCGGCGCGTATGCATATCCGTTCATTGATGTGGCGGTGTTGGGTTATCCACAGGTGCTGCTCAATGCCGGGGGGATTTTGGTGGGATTTGTGGTGATTGGGTTGTTGGTCATTGGCTTGGACCGATTACGGCGATGA
- a CDS encoding siderophore-interacting protein produces MTAVDTQTIHRVMHEIKRRKLEVLRVVDLTPRMRRITLGGPELAGFISLGTDDHVKLLFPQNAEQAAALETMVLGAGKDDGPKPEMRDYTPRRYDLDALELDIDFVLHGDGPASTWAEQAEPGQFLHIGGPRGSMIVPDIFDSYLLIGDETALPAIARRLEGLAANRKALVVIEVENGAEQQVLESPAQVNVIWVLREGSKDNLLATVKQLQVPKGNLYAWVATETKVSRQIRRVLIDEHGLDEQLIKAVGYWRAEGTSEEE; encoded by the coding sequence ATGACCGCAGTCGATACCCAAACCATTCACCGCGTGATGCACGAAATCAAACGCCGCAAGCTTGAAGTGCTGCGCGTGGTCGACCTGACGCCGCGCATGCGCCGCATCACCCTCGGCGGGCCGGAGCTGGCCGGGTTTATCAGCCTGGGCACTGACGATCACGTCAAACTGTTGTTCCCGCAGAACGCTGAACAGGCGGCGGCGCTGGAGACCATGGTGCTCGGCGCCGGCAAGGACGACGGACCGAAGCCGGAAATGCGCGACTACACCCCGCGTCGTTATGACCTCGATGCGCTGGAACTGGACATCGATTTTGTTCTGCACGGTGACGGCCCTGCGTCAACCTGGGCCGAGCAAGCTGAACCGGGGCAATTCCTGCATATCGGCGGCCCGCGCGGCTCGATGATCGTCCCGGATATTTTCGACAGCTATTTGCTGATCGGCGACGAAACCGCCCTGCCCGCCATCGCCCGCCGCCTCGAAGGCCTGGCGGCCAATCGCAAGGCGCTGGTGGTGATCGAAGTGGAAAACGGCGCCGAGCAGCAAGTGCTGGAAAGCCCGGCGCAGGTCAATGTGATCTGGGTGCTGCGCGAAGGCAGCAAGGACAATCTGCTGGCGACGGTGAAGCAATTGCAGGTGCCCAAGGGCAATCTGTATGCGTGGGTCGCGACCGAAACGAAAGTTTCACGGCAGATTCGCCGGGTGCTGATCGATGAGCACGGGCTGGATGAACAACTGATCAAAGCCGTCGGCTACTGGCGCGCCGAAGGCACTTCCGAAGAGGAGTAA
- a CDS encoding DUF6124 family protein — translation MKKPTPNPPETEDTTPYEFPGSKRFHEAAERALDHYLKPNALTLRFHKPSTMFQVAPEQDSESLLVHACESLAQASLMTSDIAAYIDLPQRRTILAIQQIIMLAELAVNRVLDNVEITTQN, via the coding sequence ATGAAAAAACCGACACCCAATCCGCCCGAAACCGAAGACACCACCCCCTACGAATTCCCCGGCTCGAAGCGATTCCACGAAGCCGCCGAACGCGCCCTCGACCACTACCTCAAGCCCAACGCATTAACCCTGCGCTTCCACAAACCCAGCACCATGTTCCAGGTCGCCCCCGAGCAGGACAGCGAAAGCCTGCTGGTCCACGCCTGCGAATCCCTGGCCCAAGCCAGCCTCATGACCAGCGACATCGCCGCCTACATCGACCTGCCGCAGCGGAGGACGATTCTGGCGATCCAGCAGATCATCATGCTCGCCGAACTGGCCGTGAACCGCGTTCTGGATAATGTCGAGATAACAACGCAAAACTGA
- a CDS encoding glucose/quinate/shikimate family membrane-bound PQQ-dependent dehydrogenase, producing the protein MSTESASSRGRLLPSLLGILLLLMGLAMLAGGVKLSMLGGSLYYLLAGIGIALSGILLLMRRRAALGLYAIVLFASTVWALWEVGLDWWQLVPRLALWFVLGFVMLLPWFRRPLLLDGPAPMGTGGLTVAVVLAGVTALASLFTHPGETFGELGRDTADTTSTAPAMPDGDWQAYGRTEFGDRYSPLKQITPANVGKLQEAWRIQTGDLPTADDPVELTNENTPLKANGMIYACTAHSKVLALDPDTGKELWRFDPQIKSPVGFKGFAHMTCRGVSYYDEAAYAKSENAASAVISEAGKAVAQACPRRLYLPTADARLIALNADTGKICEGFGNKGVVDLTQGIGPFTAGGYYSTSPAAITRDLVIMGGHVTDNESTNEPSGVIRAFDVRDGHLVWNWDSDKPDATEPLAPGETYSRNSANMWSLASVDEKLGMVYLPLGNQTPDQWGADRTPGAEKFSAGVVALDLATGKVRWNYQFTHHDLWDMDVGSQPTLLDMKTADGVKPALIAPTKQGSLYVLDRRDGTPIIPIKEIPVPQGAVKGDHTAPTQARSDLNLLAPELTEKAMWGASPFDQMLCRIQFKELRYEGQYTPPSEQGSLIYPGNVGVFNWGGVSVDPVRQMLFTSPNYMAFVSKMVPREQVAAGSKRESETAGVQPNTGAPYAVIMHPFMSPLGVPCQAPAWGYVAGIDLTTGKVVWKRKNGTSRDSSPIPIGFTLGVPSMGGSMVTAGGVGFLSGTLDQYLRAYDVNSGKELWKSRLPAGGQATPMTYTGRDGKQYVLLVVGGHGSLGTKMGDYVIAYKLPE; encoded by the coding sequence ATGAGCACCGAAAGTGCTTCGAGTCGGGGCCGTTTGCTACCGAGCCTGCTCGGCATTCTGCTTCTACTGATGGGCCTGGCCATGTTGGCCGGAGGGGTCAAGCTGAGCATGCTCGGCGGCTCGCTGTACTACCTGCTGGCCGGTATCGGCATTGCACTGAGCGGCATTCTGCTGCTGATGCGCCGTCGCGCGGCGCTGGGCCTGTACGCCATCGTCTTGTTTGCCAGCACCGTTTGGGCGCTGTGGGAAGTCGGTCTGGACTGGTGGCAACTGGTGCCACGTCTGGCCCTGTGGTTTGTCCTCGGCTTCGTGATGTTGCTGCCGTGGTTCCGCCGTCCGCTGCTGCTTGACGGCCCGGCGCCGATGGGCACTGGCGGTTTGACCGTCGCCGTGGTTCTGGCCGGCGTCACCGCTCTGGCCAGCCTGTTCACCCACCCGGGCGAAACCTTCGGCGAACTGGGCCGCGACACTGCGGACACCACCAGCACCGCGCCAGCCATGCCCGATGGCGACTGGCAGGCCTATGGCCGCACCGAGTTCGGTGACCGTTACTCGCCGCTGAAGCAGATTACCCCGGCCAACGTCGGCAAGCTGCAAGAAGCCTGGCGCATCCAGACCGGCGACCTGCCGACCGCTGATGACCCGGTTGAGCTGACCAACGAAAACACCCCGCTGAAAGCCAACGGCATGATCTACGCCTGCACCGCGCACAGCAAAGTGTTGGCCCTGGACCCGGACACCGGCAAAGAACTGTGGCGCTTCGACCCACAGATCAAGAGCCCGGTCGGCTTCAAAGGCTTCGCCCACATGACTTGCCGTGGCGTGTCGTACTACGACGAAGCCGCTTATGCCAAGTCTGAAAACGCTGCCTCGGCGGTGATTTCCGAGGCTGGCAAAGCCGTTGCGCAGGCTTGCCCGCGTCGTCTGTACCTGCCAACCGCTGATGCCCGTCTGATCGCACTGAACGCCGACACCGGCAAGATCTGCGAAGGCTTCGGCAACAAAGGCGTGGTTGACCTGACCCAAGGTATCGGCCCGTTCACCGCTGGTGGCTACTACTCCACCTCGCCGGCGGCGATTACCCGTGATCTGGTGATCATGGGCGGTCACGTGACCGACAACGAATCGACCAACGAGCCATCGGGCGTGATCCGCGCTTTCGACGTGCGCGACGGTCACCTCGTGTGGAACTGGGACAGCGACAAGCCAGACGCCACCGAGCCTTTGGCACCGGGCGAAACCTACAGCCGCAACTCGGCGAACATGTGGTCGCTGGCCAGCGTCGACGAAAAACTCGGCATGGTTTACCTGCCACTGGGCAACCAGACCCCAGACCAGTGGGGCGCCGACCGCACCCCGGGCGCCGAGAAATTCAGCGCCGGCGTCGTAGCCCTCGACCTGGCCACCGGTAAAGTGCGCTGGAACTACCAGTTCACCCACCACGACCTGTGGGACATGGACGTTGGCAGCCAGCCAACCCTGCTCGACATGAAAACCGCCGACGGCGTGAAACCTGCGCTGATCGCCCCGACCAAACAGGGCAGCCTGTACGTCCTCGACCGTCGTGACGGCACGCCGATCATTCCGATCAAGGAAATCCCGGTCCCGCAAGGCGCCGTCAAAGGCGACCACACTGCACCGACCCAGGCCCGTTCGGACCTCAACCTGCTGGCCCCGGAACTCACCGAAAAAGCCATGTGGGGCGCAAGCCCGTTCGACCAGATGCTGTGCCGCATCCAGTTCAAGGAACTGCGTTATGAAGGCCAGTACACCCCGCCGTCGGAACAGGGCAGCCTGATCTACCCGGGTAACGTCGGCGTGTTCAACTGGGGCGGCGTTTCGGTCGATCCGGTTCGCCAGATGCTGTTCACCAGCCCGAACTACATGGCTTTCGTTTCGAAAATGGTGCCACGCGAGCAAGTCGCCGCCGGCAGCAAACGCGAAAGCGAAACCGCTGGCGTGCAACCGAACACTGGCGCGCCATACGCCGTGATCATGCACCCGTTCATGTCGCCACTCGGCGTACCGTGCCAGGCCCCGGCCTGGGGCTACGTTGCCGGTATCGACCTGACCACCGGCAAAGTCGTGTGGAAACGCAAAAACGGCACCAGCCGCGACAGCTCGCCAATCCCGATCGGCTTCACCTTGGGCGTGCCGAGCATGGGCGGCTCTATGGTCACGGCTGGCGGCGTCGGCTTCCTCAGCGGCACCCTCGACCAGTACCTGCGTGCGTACGACGTGAACAGCGGTAAAGAGCTGTGGAAATCGCGTCTGCCGGCAGGTGGTCAAGCGACCCCGATGACCTACACCGGCAGGGACGGCAAGCAATACGTGCTGCTGGTTGTCGGTGGTCACGGCTCGCTGGGCACCAAGATGGGTGACTACGTGATTGCGTACAAACTGCCGGAATAA